Proteins from one Mercurialis annua linkage group LG7, ddMerAnnu1.2, whole genome shotgun sequence genomic window:
- the LOC130014464 gene encoding stemmadenine O-acetyltransferase-like — protein MSLLERNEVSKTLNYMEMAMAAKLKIIQRETIRPSSPTPDNLKILNLSLLDQFTPITYTPLLLFYPPNDGDYVDRYEKVQKLKKSLSETLTHFYPLAGRIRDNSSIDCNDQGAEFIEAQIDRLLSEFLKNPDTKMLNWFLPAAVESPEAATGNLLLVQATFFDCGGLAVGICISHKMADAATLSIFTKCWSAVAHPASSQAVVTPPVFMGSSIFPPIDISIPRTSIDLMQKNCITKRFVFTASKITTLRAKLASETALDPTRVEAVSGLLWKSAMTGLRSRLGYSRPSIWSISINMRTRFLPPLPENYSGNCVGSIAPKMMDEDRCELELKETFGRIRKEMDGFSENYAKKLQGKGALQAICGIAKEFGELVMSNEVDFYICTSWCRFGLYDTDFGWGRPQWVSSTSMRVSNVAVLMDTRDGDGIEAWLTLTEEDMKFFESDHELLEFAAVNPSI, from the exons ATGTCATTGTTGGAGAGAAATGAAGTGTCTAAAACACTAAACTATATGGAGATGGCTATGGCTGCAAAACTTAAGATCATACAAAGAGAAACCATCCGACCGTCTTCTCCGACTCCCGACAACCTTAAAATCCTCAATCTGTCGCTTCTTGATCAGTTTACTCCAATTACTTACACACCGCTTCTTCTCTTTTACCCTCCAAATGATGGCGATTACGTTGATCGCTATGAAAAAGTTCAGAAGCTAAAAAAATCTCTATCCGAGACCTTAACACATTTCTATCCACTTGCCGGAAGAATCAGAGACAATAGCTCCATAGATTGTAATGATCAAGGAGCTGAATTTATCGAAGCTCAAATAGATCGTCTTCTGtcagaatttttaaaaaatcctgACACAAAGATGTTGAATTGGTTCTTGCCTGCAGCTGTAGAATCTCCCGAAGCAGCCACAGGAAATTTACTACTCGTTCAAGCTACTTTCTTCGATTGCGGTGGATTAGCGGTTGGGATTTGCATTTCGCACAAAATGGCTGATGCAGCCACCTTGTCTATATTCACCAAATGCTGGTCTGCAGTCGCTCATCCCGCCTCGAGCCAGGCCGTAGTGACTCCTCCTGTGTTCATGGGTTCATCAATTTTTCCACCGATAGACATTTCGATTCCACGTACCTCAATTGACCTAATGCAAAAAAATTGCATCACGAAAAGATTCGTTTTCACTGCATCTAAAATCACCACCTTGAGAGCTAAACTCGCAAGCGAAACTGCATTAGACCCGACCCGTGTGGAAGCTGTTTCAGGATTATTATGGAAAAGTGCAATGACCGGGTTAAGATCAAGATTGGGATATTCTAGGCCATCTATTTGGTCTATATCCATCAACATGCGCACGAGGTTCCTGCCACCCTTGCCTGAAAACTACTCAG GTAACTGTGTGGGGTCCATTGCTCCGAAAATGATGGATGAAGATCGATGCGAGTTAGAATTGAAAGAAACATTCGGCAGAATAAGGAAAGAAATGGACGGATTTAGCGAAAATTACGCGAAGAAGCTTCAAGGGAAAGGAGCATTACAAGCAATTTGTGGGATAGCTAAGGAGTTTGGAGAGTTAGTGATGAGCAATGAAGTAGACTTCTATATATGCACAAGTTGGTGCAGATTTGGGCTGTATGATACTGATTTTGGTTGGGGAAGACCTCAATGGGTTAGTTCTACAAGTATGAGAGTGAGTAATGTTGCTGTTTTAATGGATACAAGAGATGGTGATGGAATCGAAGCATGGTTAACTTTGACTGAGGAAGATATGAAATTTTTTGAGTCTGATCATGAGCTTCTTGAATTTGCTGCTGTGAATCCTAGTATTTAA
- the LOC130015745 gene encoding kiwellin-1-like — translation MKNHIISNVLLICIFLILIFNFAESQSCSPSGKIRGIKPPPGQCNQEHDSDCCVQGKMYTTFKCSPPVTGNTKATMTINSFAKGGDGGGPSECDNQYHADDELVVALSTGWFNNKSRCLKYVNIHGNGRSVRAKVVDECDSTMGCDSDHDYQPPCPNNIVDASKAVWSGLGISDPDDVGSLDISWSDA, via the coding sequence atgaaaaaccATATCATCTCCAATGTTCTTCTCATTTGCATTTTTCTCATTCTTATTTTCAATTTTGCGGAGTCGCAATCCTGCAGCCCTAGCGGCAAAATACGAGGCATAAAGCCGCCTCCGGGACAATGCAATCAAGAACACGATTCAGATTGCTGTGTGCAAGGCAAAATGTACACTACATTCAAGTGTTCACCTCCGGTGACTGGAAATACTAAAGCGACAATGACAATAAACAGTTTCGCAAAGGGTGGTGACGGCGGGGGGCCGTCAGAATGTGATAACCAGTATCATGCAGATGATGAGCTGGTGGTTGCACTCTCTACAGGATGGTTTAATAACAAGAGTAGGTGCTTGAAATATGTTAATATCCATGGAAATGGGAGAAGTGTGAGGGCTAAAGTAGTTGATGAATGTGATTCTACTATGGGATGTGATTCCGATCATGATTATCAACCGCCTTGTCCGAACAACATTGTTGATGCCTCGAAAGCTGTCTGGAGCGGCTTAGGAATTTCCGATCCTGATGATGTCGGATCCTTGGATATATCTTGGTCGGATGCTTGA